From a region of the uncultured Draconibacterium sp. genome:
- a CDS encoding glycoside hydrolase family 3 C-terminal domain-containing protein: MFNKNNKFIKRSLFVFAGALAIGLFMALKPADDKTVVSKMPIYLNTAYSFEERAADLVSRLTLEEKQSQLGNNMAPVPRLGVKAYNTWSEALHGVLGFGDPGAGIQGPTSFPNSVALGSAWDPELIQREAKAISDEARAINGTGTKGLTYWSPVVEPIRDPRWGRTGESYGEDPFLVSQISAGFVRGLMGDDSNYLKTVPSAKHYLANNSEFDRHVSSSNMDSRDMREFYLAPYKKLIEEDDLPSIMSSYNAVNGVPTSASPYYLDTIARRTYGMKGYITGDCAAIEDIYTGHYYVETGEEATAEGLKAGVDSDCGNVYQRSTIDAYNQGLISMADIDRALLNIFTIRMRTGEFDPPSQVPYALFPPTTVNSEAHRQLAKEIATKTPVLMKNNMLAATNRQALPLFPKELSKIALIGPQADEVELGPYSGRPEADNMISPLNGIEKYLEEKGYDTEVVHSSGGNTLSKSNLLYVANFELYKSNGSVSKHDATKYSAASAGITVGSGMGETVQVRTIDDGSWTAYENIDLADVDSMGIVVNIPTEGGIIEVRVGSPDGNLVATLNATVASGKRAGGVYGGGSMMKMKVNKLGVTEAQTLYFCYSAPNDAPIDDATIETAKNADVAVVFVGTDEKTATEEADRLTLLLPGNQADLIKAVAAVNPYTIVVMQTLGCVEVEEFKHLQNIPGIIWVGYNGQAQGDAIASILFGDANPGGKLNATWYKSLNDLPPLTDYTLRGGANKNGRTLWYFDKDVSYEFGYGLSYTTFEYSNFRISKDQITPNDKITISADVKNTGIYDGDEVVQIYMTTPESPAELERPIKRLKGFQRVIIPVGQTKTVDIDINCADLWFWDMEADKISYDQGKYVFEIGTSSKDIKGTVSATMSGKANTEIKTVVADCGTVVLRKGESAQTSVTAAMTNDSFYDISKAQVVYSSNNPLVAEVDKNGKVMATGTGVATIFAHVTVDGKTKSDGFPVKVMPDLKAASIKVNNKAVKGFSPEMTQYSYLMKNSSDKAPVVEVLANDANVEVAIEQADGVPGTASIALIDHITFDRNEYAVNFGLASESDEFKAAELGKQWNIVRWNEENLSLTKQAGSLVITSAKGGIADESNDAENMILQSANTDWTIETKIVCSRKPMGFSENAGLLAYQDDDNFVKLVYKASFGRRGFGRGAGEQPGAVELSVEYGGDEKSAVNISMDGIIKDNNTLLLKLVKKGDTYTAFCSADGKKYEEVGTASVVLKNIQAGMLVCDGVLPARMARFSRFMQQDSQQKSPFEVAFDYFRIDNSGLK; encoded by the coding sequence ATGTTTAATAAGAACAACAAATTCATAAAAAGAAGCCTGTTTGTATTTGCGGGAGCTTTAGCCATTGGACTATTTATGGCCTTAAAACCTGCTGATGATAAAACAGTGGTTTCTAAAATGCCAATCTACCTGAATACGGCATATTCGTTTGAGGAACGTGCCGCAGATCTCGTTTCGAGGCTGACACTGGAAGAAAAACAAAGCCAGCTTGGAAACAATATGGCACCCGTACCAAGGTTGGGGGTAAAAGCATATAATACCTGGAGCGAAGCACTACACGGTGTATTGGGTTTTGGTGATCCCGGTGCCGGGATTCAGGGACCAACATCCTTTCCCAATAGCGTGGCACTGGGTTCTGCGTGGGATCCCGAGCTAATCCAGCGAGAGGCTAAAGCTATTTCTGACGAAGCCCGTGCAATTAATGGCACTGGAACAAAAGGACTTACTTATTGGTCGCCGGTGGTTGAACCGATCCGTGATCCCCGATGGGGAAGAACAGGTGAATCGTATGGTGAAGATCCGTTTTTGGTGTCACAAATTTCAGCGGGTTTTGTTCGAGGTTTGATGGGGGATGACTCGAATTACCTGAAAACCGTGCCAAGTGCCAAACATTACCTGGCCAACAACAGCGAATTCGACCGACATGTAAGCAGCTCGAACATGGACAGCCGTGATATGCGCGAATTCTACCTGGCACCCTACAAAAAACTGATTGAAGAGGACGATTTACCTTCCATTATGTCGTCGTACAACGCGGTAAACGGAGTGCCAACTTCGGCCAGCCCGTATTATCTGGATACGATTGCACGTAGAACATACGGAATGAAAGGTTACATTACCGGCGACTGTGCTGCTATTGAAGACATTTATACCGGACACTATTATGTTGAAACCGGAGAAGAGGCAACTGCAGAGGGTTTAAAAGCTGGTGTTGATTCCGATTGTGGAAATGTGTACCAGCGCAGTACTATCGATGCGTATAATCAAGGCCTGATTTCGATGGCCGATATCGACCGCGCACTGCTAAACATTTTTACCATTAGAATGAGAACCGGGGAGTTTGATCCGCCGTCACAGGTTCCGTATGCGCTGTTCCCGCCAACAACCGTTAACTCGGAGGCGCACCGACAGCTGGCAAAAGAAATTGCCACAAAAACTCCAGTGTTGATGAAGAACAATATGTTGGCAGCAACCAATAGGCAGGCGCTTCCATTATTCCCAAAAGAGTTAAGTAAAATTGCTCTGATCGGGCCACAGGCCGACGAAGTGGAACTTGGCCCTTATTCCGGACGACCGGAAGCCGATAACATGATTTCTCCACTTAACGGAATTGAAAAATACCTGGAAGAAAAAGGATATGATACCGAAGTAGTACACAGTTCAGGAGGAAATACTTTAAGTAAAAGTAACCTGTTGTACGTAGCAAATTTTGAGCTTTATAAAAGCAACGGTTCAGTAAGTAAACATGATGCTACAAAATACTCTGCAGCCTCAGCAGGAATAACCGTGGGCTCAGGAATGGGCGAAACGGTGCAGGTGAGAACCATTGACGATGGCTCGTGGACAGCCTACGAAAACATTGATCTGGCGGATGTCGACAGCATGGGAATTGTGGTGAATATTCCAACAGAAGGTGGAATTATTGAAGTAAGAGTAGGTTCGCCCGACGGAAACCTGGTGGCTACTTTAAACGCTACCGTTGCTTCAGGAAAACGCGCCGGAGGTGTATATGGCGGTGGAAGTATGATGAAAATGAAGGTGAACAAACTTGGTGTTACCGAAGCGCAAACCTTGTATTTCTGTTACTCGGCACCCAACGATGCTCCGATTGATGACGCAACCATTGAAACGGCTAAAAATGCCGATGTGGCTGTGGTATTTGTTGGTACCGATGAAAAAACAGCTACGGAAGAGGCCGACCGTTTGACCTTGTTGCTTCCGGGTAACCAGGCTGATCTGATTAAAGCGGTGGCAGCCGTAAATCCGTATACCATTGTTGTTATGCAAACGCTGGGATGTGTGGAAGTAGAGGAATTCAAACATCTGCAAAATATTCCCGGAATTATCTGGGTAGGTTATAATGGACAGGCGCAGGGCGATGCCATTGCAAGCATTTTGTTTGGCGATGCCAATCCCGGAGGGAAACTCAATGCGACCTGGTACAAATCGTTGAACGATCTTCCGCCATTAACCGATTATACACTTCGTGGTGGAGCCAATAAAAATGGCCGGACGTTGTGGTATTTCGATAAAGATGTTTCTTACGAATTCGGATACGGATTGTCATACACCACTTTTGAATACAGTAATTTCAGGATCAGCAAAGACCAAATCACACCAAACGATAAAATTACCATCAGTGCTGATGTGAAAAATACCGGGATTTACGATGGCGACGAAGTGGTACAGATTTACATGACCACTCCTGAAAGTCCCGCAGAATTGGAGCGCCCGATCAAACGACTGAAAGGATTTCAGCGTGTTATCATTCCGGTGGGGCAGACCAAAACTGTTGACATCGACATCAACTGCGCCGACCTTTGGTTTTGGGATATGGAAGCGGATAAAATTTCCTATGATCAGGGAAAATATGTATTCGAAATCGGAACATCCTCAAAAGATATTAAGGGAACAGTAAGTGCCACAATGAGTGGTAAAGCGAATACTGAAATAAAAACCGTTGTTGCCGATTGTGGCACGGTGGTACTCCGAAAAGGCGAGAGCGCACAAACCAGTGTTACCGCGGCTATGACCAACGACAGTTTCTACGACATTTCGAAGGCTCAGGTAGTTTACAGCTCCAATAATCCGCTTGTTGCTGAAGTAGACAAAAATGGAAAAGTTATGGCAACAGGAACAGGCGTTGCTACCATCTTCGCGCATGTTACTGTTGACGGAAAAACAAAATCCGACGGTTTCCCCGTAAAAGTTATGCCCGATCTGAAAGCGGCATCAATAAAAGTGAACAACAAAGCGGTGAAAGGATTCAGCCCGGAAATGACGCAATACAGTTACCTGATGAAAAATAGTTCTGATAAGGCACCTGTGGTTGAGGTCTTGGCAAACGATGCAAATGTTGAAGTGGCAATTGAGCAGGCCGATGGCGTGCCGGGAACCGCATCCATTGCACTGATCGATCACATCACTTTTGATAGAAATGAATATGCCGTGAATTTTGGTCTGGCCTCAGAAAGCGACGAATTTAAAGCTGCAGAATTGGGTAAGCAGTGGAATATTGTTCGCTGGAATGAGGAAAACCTGAGCTTAACAAAACAAGCAGGTTCGCTGGTTATTACCAGTGCCAAAGGGGGTATCGCAGACGAAAGTAACGATGCAGAGAACATGATTTTGCAGAGTGCCAACACCGACTGGACCATCGAAACTAAAATTGTGTGCTCGCGAAAACCAATGGGATTTTCTGAAAATGCAGGTTTGCTTGCCTATCAGGACGACGACAATTTTGTGAAACTGGTGTACAAGGCAAGTTTTGGCAGAAGAGGATTTGGCCGCGGGGCAGGAGAGCAACCCGGCGCTGTTGAACTCTCGGTTGAATACGGCGGCGATGAGAAATCTGCCGTGAACATCAGCATGGATGGAATCATAAAAGACAACAATACGCTGCTACTGAAACTGGTGAAAAAAGGAGATACTTACACCGCTTTCTGCTCAGCTGACGGAAAGAAATATGAAGAAGTTGGAACTGCCAGTGTTGTCCTGAAAAATATTCAGGCTGGAATGTTAGTATGCGACGGTGTATTGCCTGCCCGCATGGCGCGATTCAGCAGGTTTATGCAGCAAGACAGTCAGCAAAAATCGCCATTTGAAGTGGCATTTGATTATTTCAGAATTGATAACAGCGGATTAAAATAA
- a CDS encoding glycoside hydrolase family 3 C-terminal domain-containing protein, protein MNFRRSTSLILILFSLFALAFIPQSQMAKKPIYLNTAYSFKERAIDLVSRMTPEEKQSQLGNTMPPIPRLGVNHYDVWGEALHGIMGRNNNSGMTATSFPNSVAVGATWDPELIKRETKVVSDEARGFNHDLIFTLTYWSPVIEPARDPRWGRTAETFGEDPFLVSEIGTGFIQGLMGDDPNYLKTVPCGKHYFANNTEFNRHSGSSDMDDRDMREFYLLPYRTLIRDYDLPSIMTAYGAVNGVPMSASKYLVDTVARKTYGMDGYVTGDCGAIDDIVRGHHFTESYEEAAALGLKAGVDTDCGGVYQAHALGALEKGMMTQADIDKALINIFTIRMRLGEFDPAEIVPYAGIKPNIVNDPAHNDLAIEVATKTPVLLKNEVTVAPAEKALPLNTKHIKKIAVLGPQADKVELGDYSGPIEPHLSISPLLGIQNYIKEHNLDIEVVSTSTGNTDRNTDFLTMNAFSTVRNGEVVAEFDATKYDDSAPGLIVAARFGRTSIRGVKDGDWTAYDNVDITDVDSIRFNVAASGNGGLLEVRVSSATGNILATQKIEAVQQGGGFPGFARPQNVSVKINTLGITGPQTLVLVYREAESPATDAATLEMAATADVVLVFVGTDQSTGREESDRFSITLPGNQNKLIEAVAAENPNTIVVMQTMGMVEVEQFKNNPNIPGIIWTGYNGQAQGTAMARILFGDVNPGGKLNVTWHKSLNDLPGFNDYTLRGDGSNGRTYWYFDKPVSYEFGYGLSYTTFEYSNFAISKNTITPNDKVTISVDVKNTGAVDGDEVVQVYVKTPDSPEELERPIKRLKGFKRETIPAGQTKRVSIDIDCDDLWFWDAEAGKITFDQGSYIFEIGASSKDIKAELKAVMSGDYKPVLTTVVAESDKMILRPGNTAQTSVTAVLSDDSFYDISKAEIEYKSNNPAVVSVDENGKVTATGVGVASVFAYVTIDGVTESSSYPVKVMPDLNPKSILVNGKSIEEFNKEVKAYSYLLKDKNKIPELKATAAGKGITVDIQQAKQIPGTAVVKFIDNITLETNTYYFNFDVEAVSDEFNGAVGSQWQWIRENAATQSLSANDGSLTITSEVGDVSEGTNNAKNILLQSANNDWTAETKLTASRMPSQPENAGILAYQNDDNFVKFMFRAVVKTTRQREPQPGTIDLMIEENGIAKSLASFNLKTEITGDQSLVLKLDKKGSIYTASYSLDGENFEILGTADLALKDIKTGLMVGDGIITGYMKSIYWFDSDTTKLDSPFDVAFDYFRITNSGL, encoded by the coding sequence ATGAATTTTAGACGATCAACATCCCTCATTTTAATACTGTTTTCGCTGTTTGCACTGGCTTTTATTCCACAAAGCCAAATGGCAAAGAAACCGATCTACCTCAATACGGCTTACTCGTTTAAAGAGCGTGCCATCGACCTTGTTTCGCGGATGACTCCCGAAGAAAAACAAAGTCAGTTAGGAAATACTATGCCGCCAATTCCGCGGCTTGGTGTAAACCATTACGATGTGTGGGGTGAAGCGCTTCACGGCATTATGGGACGAAACAATAACAGCGGAATGACAGCCACTTCGTTTCCAAACAGTGTGGCCGTGGGTGCAACCTGGGACCCGGAGCTGATTAAACGCGAAACAAAAGTAGTTTCGGATGAGGCCCGCGGATTTAACCACGACTTGATTTTTACATTGACCTACTGGTCTCCGGTAATTGAACCGGCCCGCGACCCGCGTTGGGGAAGAACTGCCGAAACTTTTGGCGAAGATCCGTTTTTGGTTTCTGAAATCGGAACAGGTTTTATTCAGGGTTTAATGGGCGATGACCCCAACTACCTGAAAACGGTACCTTGTGGCAAACATTATTTTGCCAACAATACCGAGTTTAACCGGCACTCGGGCAGCTCGGATATGGACGACCGTGATATGCGCGAGTTTTACCTGCTTCCTTACCGGACTTTGATTCGCGATTACGATTTACCTTCAATAATGACTGCTTATGGTGCTGTTAACGGCGTTCCTATGTCGGCCAGTAAATATTTGGTGGATACAGTTGCCCGAAAAACCTACGGAATGGACGGTTACGTTACCGGCGACTGTGGTGCAATTGACGACATTGTACGCGGACATCATTTTACTGAAAGTTATGAGGAAGCAGCGGCGCTGGGTCTAAAAGCGGGCGTTGACACCGACTGTGGCGGCGTGTATCAGGCTCATGCCCTGGGTGCTTTGGAAAAAGGTATGATGACGCAAGCCGATATCGATAAAGCGCTAATTAATATTTTTACCATAAGAATGCGTTTGGGTGAGTTCGACCCAGCTGAAATTGTTCCTTATGCAGGTATAAAACCGAATATTGTGAATGATCCGGCGCACAACGATCTGGCCATTGAAGTGGCTACAAAAACACCGGTTCTCTTAAAAAATGAAGTGACTGTAGCGCCCGCTGAAAAGGCATTGCCGCTTAATACCAAACACATCAAAAAAATTGCAGTACTGGGGCCACAGGCCGATAAAGTGGAGCTGGGAGATTACTCGGGGCCAATTGAACCTCATTTGAGTATTTCGCCGCTTTTGGGAATTCAGAATTATATAAAAGAGCATAACCTCGACATTGAAGTGGTTTCTACATCAACAGGAAATACGGATCGAAACACCGATTTCCTGACCATGAATGCTTTTTCCACCGTACGAAACGGCGAAGTGGTAGCCGAATTTGATGCTACAAAATACGATGATTCGGCACCCGGATTAATTGTGGCGGCTCGTTTTGGCCGGACCTCAATTCGCGGAGTAAAAGATGGCGACTGGACAGCTTACGACAATGTTGATATTACCGACGTAGATTCCATTCGTTTTAACGTGGCAGCCTCGGGCAATGGTGGTTTGCTCGAAGTGCGTGTTAGCTCTGCAACCGGAAATATTTTGGCAACGCAAAAGATCGAGGCCGTTCAGCAAGGCGGTGGATTTCCGGGGTTTGCACGGCCACAAAATGTGTCGGTAAAAATAAATACGTTGGGAATTACCGGGCCGCAAACACTGGTGCTGGTTTACCGCGAAGCCGAAAGCCCTGCAACAGATGCCGCAACACTTGAAATGGCTGCTACTGCCGATGTGGTGCTGGTTTTTGTGGGTACCGATCAAAGTACCGGTCGCGAAGAGTCCGATCGTTTTTCGATTACTTTACCCGGAAACCAGAACAAACTTATCGAGGCAGTTGCTGCCGAAAATCCAAACACCATTGTGGTGATGCAAACCATGGGAATGGTGGAAGTGGAGCAGTTTAAAAATAACCCGAATATTCCGGGAATAATCTGGACCGGCTACAACGGACAGGCACAGGGAACCGCCATGGCTCGCATTTTATTTGGCGATGTAAACCCTGGCGGAAAATTGAATGTTACCTGGCACAAATCCTTAAACGACCTGCCCGGATTTAACGACTACACCCTTCGTGGCGATGGCTCGAACGGAAGAACGTACTGGTATTTCGATAAACCGGTTTCTTACGAATTTGGCTATGGTTTGTCGTACACCACTTTTGAGTACAGCAATTTTGCCATCAGTAAAAATACAATTACACCTAATGATAAAGTGACCATAAGTGTTGATGTAAAAAATACAGGCGCGGTTGACGGCGACGAGGTGGTGCAGGTGTATGTAAAAACACCCGACAGTCCGGAAGAATTGGAGCGCCCGATAAAACGTCTGAAAGGATTTAAACGTGAAACCATTCCGGCTGGACAAACAAAACGCGTTTCCATTGATATTGATTGCGACGACCTTTGGTTTTGGGATGCCGAAGCCGGTAAAATTACCTTCGATCAGGGAAGTTATATTTTCGAAATCGGGGCATCTTCAAAAGATATAAAAGCCGAACTCAAGGCAGTTATGAGCGGCGATTACAAACCGGTGTTAACAACCGTTGTTGCCGAAAGCGATAAGATGATATTGCGCCCCGGAAATACAGCTCAAACAAGTGTAACTGCTGTCCTGTCGGATGATAGTTTCTACGATATTTCGAAAGCTGAAATTGAATACAAAAGCAACAATCCGGCGGTGGTAAGCGTGGATGAAAACGGCAAAGTAACCGCTACCGGAGTGGGTGTAGCATCGGTATTTGCTTATGTAACCATCGACGGTGTAACTGAATCAAGCAGCTATCCTGTAAAAGTTATGCCCGACCTAAATCCAAAATCAATTTTGGTAAACGGCAAATCCATCGAAGAATTCAATAAAGAGGTAAAAGCATACAGCTATCTGTTAAAAGATAAAAACAAAATACCAGAACTAAAAGCAACGGCTGCCGGAAAAGGAATTACTGTTGATATTCAGCAGGCAAAACAAATTCCGGGAACTGCCGTGGTGAAATTCATCGATAACATTACGCTTGAAACCAATACATACTATTTCAATTTTGATGTGGAAGCAGTGAGCGACGAGTTTAACGGTGCTGTTGGAAGCCAGTGGCAATGGATCAGGGAAAATGCTGCAACACAAAGCCTTTCGGCAAATGATGGCAGCCTTACCATTACCAGCGAAGTTGGCGATGTTTCGGAAGGTACCAACAATGCCAAAAACATATTGTTGCAAAGTGCCAATAACGATTGGACTGCCGAAACAAAACTGACCGCTTCTCGTATGCCTTCTCAACCTGAAAATGCTGGGATTCTGGCCTATCAGAATGATGATAATTTTGTGAAATTCATGTTCCGTGCAGTTGTAAAAACTACACGTCAAAGAGAGCCGCAACCCGGTACCATTGATTTGATGATAGAAGAAAACGGCATTGCAAAATCGCTGGCTTCTTTCAACCTGAAAACCGAAATTACCGGCGACCAGTCTTTGGTACTCAAACTCGATAAAAAAGGAAGTATTTACACGGCCTCGTATTCGTTGGATGGCGAAAATTTTGAAATTCTGGGAACAGCTGATCTTGCATTAAAAGACATAAAAACAGGCTTAATGGTGGGCGATGGAATTATTACCGGTTATATGAAAAGCATTTACTGGTTTGATTCTGATACAACGAAACTGGATTCGCCGTTTGACGTGGCTTTCGATTATTTCCGGATTACAAACAGTGGACTATAA
- a CDS encoding alpha/beta hydrolase-fold protein, with amino-acid sequence MRKVYITLAAILLCSVVSAQFAGIQRGQKPEPLPEGFKPSSTNTFLARYPAVNAETREAIFKVVAPTAQKVQVDLAGKKYDMTKDTSGVWTCKSDPQVVGFHYYAILIDGVAVMDRNSEAFFGSNWESSGIEIPEGPEGDYYRFNKSIPHGQIRSIHYWSDINGLERHINVYVPAEYEANPNKKYPVLYLVHGWGEDENGWSVQGHMANIMDGLITAGKAEPMIVVMPSGDIKTNSDVREASGNVTEIFAKNLVPYIDKTFRTKTDRENRAMAGLSRGGFQTTMTVFSNMDMFGWMGTFSGFFVRGDAVDAFNGVFKDADAFNSKMNLLFISTGTEERNPKDQVLELKEHGIDNIVFHESQGTAHEWLTWRRALNEFAPLLFK; translated from the coding sequence ATGAGAAAAGTATATATAACATTGGCTGCAATTTTGCTTTGCAGCGTTGTTTCAGCCCAGTTTGCGGGCATTCAGCGTGGACAAAAACCCGAACCACTACCCGAAGGTTTCAAACCGTCTTCAACAAATACTTTTTTGGCGCGTTATCCGGCGGTAAATGCCGAAACACGCGAAGCTATTTTTAAAGTGGTGGCACCTACAGCACAAAAAGTGCAGGTAGATCTGGCCGGGAAAAAATACGACATGACCAAAGATACCAGTGGTGTTTGGACCTGCAAGTCGGATCCGCAGGTGGTTGGTTTTCACTACTATGCTATCTTGATTGACGGAGTGGCTGTGATGGATCGAAATAGCGAAGCATTTTTTGGAAGCAACTGGGAATCATCGGGTATCGAAATTCCTGAAGGCCCCGAAGGCGATTATTACCGTTTCAACAAGAGTATTCCGCACGGACAAATTCGTTCCATTCATTACTGGTCGGATATTAACGGTTTGGAGCGTCACATTAATGTGTATGTTCCTGCCGAATACGAAGCCAATCCGAACAAAAAGTACCCGGTTTTGTATCTTGTTCATGGTTGGGGCGAAGATGAAAATGGCTGGTCGGTACAAGGCCACATGGCCAACATTATGGACGGATTGATTACTGCCGGAAAAGCAGAACCTATGATTGTGGTGATGCCAAGTGGCGATATCAAAACCAATTCCGATGTACGCGAAGCTTCAGGAAACGTAACCGAAATATTTGCCAAAAATCTGGTGCCATATATCGATAAAACCTTCCGCACTAAAACCGACAGGGAAAACCGAGCCATGGCCGGCTTATCTCGTGGTGGTTTCCAAACTACAATGACCGTGTTCAGCAACATGGATATGTTTGGATGGATGGGAACATTCAGCGGATTTTTTGTTCGCGGTGATGCAGTTGATGCTTTTAACGGTGTGTTTAAAGATGCCGATGCATTTAATTCAAAAATGAATCTTCTTTTTATTAGTACAGGTACCGAAGAACGGAATCCGAAAGATCAGGTACTCGAACTCAAAGAACATGGTATAGATAATATCGTATTTCACGAATCTCAGGGCACTGCTCACGAGTGGCTGACCTGGCGACGGGCATTGAATGAATTTGCACCGCTACTTTTCAAATAA
- a CDS encoding alpha-L-arabinofuranosidase C-terminal domain-containing protein: MKKIVKLTFCLMAVLMLSAAAFAQQNARIKIDTDRQIDTVDPNIYSAFVEPIRTVVYGSIYDPESPFADENGFRQDFIDLLKELNVRSVRWPGGNFVSGYNWEDGIGPKDQRPAKMDLAWKQIERNQMGTDEYVKLCSLIGADNFLCVNGGTGTLDDARNWVEYCNGKAGTYYADLRIKYGNEKPFNVKYVGLGNEVDGPWQMGQKSAEDYCKWALEAGKLISLLDEDIKLVASGASLYRPGNDWVDWNDYVLDKMIGKIDYLSVHRYATEALPGGRSNQVFSDHMSLGLDIDEKIETTQALIKKAMVKSESERPVYISFDEYSPGFGGLLSSLMLAQHLNSFIRHADVVKMANITMITNLVGNSPEGDFKNSVFHTFSLYSHNALGTALDVKTICDDYDNEVFKNIPYLDVTAVLNEADNKVILNVVNRHETDAIETNIDIQSGEYAGKATANVINAESIDTRNTKDAQPVQVESEQVSFRGNTLLYSFPAHSFTQIEIPFK; the protein is encoded by the coding sequence ATGAAAAAAATAGTAAAACTTACCTTTTGTCTGATGGCAGTTCTAATGCTTTCAGCAGCAGCTTTTGCGCAACAAAATGCTCGTATAAAAATCGATACGGATCGTCAGATTGATACTGTCGACCCAAACATTTACAGCGCTTTTGTTGAACCTATTCGCACTGTGGTGTACGGAAGTATTTACGATCCTGAATCGCCGTTTGCCGATGAGAACGGCTTCCGTCAGGATTTTATTGATTTGTTAAAAGAATTAAATGTTCGCAGTGTTCGCTGGCCCGGTGGAAATTTTGTTTCGGGCTACAACTGGGAAGACGGAATAGGTCCAAAAGACCAGCGTCCGGCAAAAATGGACCTGGCCTGGAAACAAATAGAACGCAACCAGATGGGAACTGACGAGTACGTCAAATTGTGCAGCCTGATTGGGGCTGATAATTTCCTTTGTGTAAACGGCGGAACGGGAACCCTCGACGATGCCCGCAATTGGGTGGAATATTGTAACGGAAAAGCCGGAACTTATTACGCCGATTTGCGAATAAAATACGGTAACGAAAAACCTTTCAATGTAAAATATGTAGGTTTGGGTAACGAAGTGGATGGCCCTTGGCAAATGGGACAGAAAAGCGCCGAAGACTACTGTAAATGGGCGTTGGAAGCCGGAAAACTGATTAGCCTGCTGGATGAAGATATTAAGCTGGTGGCATCGGGCGCTTCCTTGTACCGCCCCGGAAACGATTGGGTGGACTGGAACGACTACGTTCTGGATAAAATGATTGGAAAAATCGATTATTTATCGGTACACCGCTATGCAACCGAAGCACTGCCGGGTGGGCGGTCAAATCAGGTTTTTTCCGATCACATGTCGCTGGGATTGGATATCGACGAAAAAATTGAAACCACACAGGCACTCATCAAAAAAGCCATGGTGAAATCAGAATCCGAACGTCCGGTTTACATTTCTTTTGATGAATATTCTCCGGGTTTTGGAGGGCTGCTCAGTTCGCTGATGTTGGCGCAGCATTTGAATTCTTTCATCCGTCATGCCGATGTGGTGAAAATGGCCAACATAACCATGATTACCAACCTGGTGGGCAATTCACCGGAAGGCGATTTCAAAAACTCGGTCTTTCATACTTTTTCGTTGTATTCGCACAATGCATTGGGTACCGCGCTCGATGTAAAAACCATTTGTGATGATTATGACAACGAGGTTTTCAAAAACATTCCTTACCTCGATGTAACAGCGGTACTGAATGAAGCAGATAACAAAGTGATATTAAATGTGGTAAACCGCCACGAAACCGATGCCATTGAAACCAATATCGATATACAAAGTGGTGAATATGCCGGAAAAGCAACGGCAAACGTGATCAATGCTGAATCGATTGACACCAGAAATACAAAAGATGCGCAGCCTGTTCAGGTAGAATCAGAACAGGTAAGTTTTAGAGGAAATACCTTGTTATACAGTTTCCCGGCGCATTCATTTACACAAATCGAGATTCCTTTTAAATAA